A window of the Hordeum vulgare subsp. vulgare chromosome 5H, MorexV3_pseudomolecules_assembly, whole genome shotgun sequence genome harbors these coding sequences:
- the LOC123395503 gene encoding translocase of chloroplast 90, chloroplastic isoform X1 — MMMNFRDWISYRLGSSLLSARPLAISGSDAGASQGDGEGTLGTTQSEFVETVSANIFPSNDSRALEVTSNPQDAVSSGLLQPDHDHNKSDPLKQVEALQIKFLRLVHRTGLPPSTNVVAQVLYRLQLANLIKAGESDAKRTNLAINKARVIAAEQEAYGGPDLDLPLRILLLGKTGVGKSATINSMFDETKVTTNALVPGTSRIRRVDGTIKGIRVTVIDTPGLVPHYHSQRRNRKILHAVKHFIKRNPPDIVLYFERLDHINSRYSDYPLLKLITDTLGSSIWFNTVLVMTHCSSSPPEGPDGYPLEYDAYTRYCKNVVERHIQLAACNTQLENPIVLVDNHPMCRRNTRGERVLPNGQVWASELLLLCGATKLLAEANSLLKLQDSFLLSQANARLPSLPHLLSSLLKPAASSSFEGVDNEMTELSDEEDEYDQLPPFRVLKRSEFENLTKEQKTAYLDELDYRETSYLKQQWKEGIRRQKLAETENSEASSAVADDYEESTSPEVVHISDMEIPLSFDSNYPAHRYRHLITNDQLFRPILDPQGWDHDIGFDGINFEACHDLKKNISTSIAGQMRKDKEDMYMQSECSVSYSYQRRYSLMGGMDIQTATKDLVFTVHGDAKFENLPWNTTGGGISVTKFGSKYFSGAKLEDCITIGKRVHLVANAGRMVGGGQVADGGSLEVTVRGKDYPVREGRTSMAATALFFEKETVIGANLQSIFRVSRGLKLSVSANVNSRNLGRLCVKTSTSDHVEIALVAAVSLVQFLLRRRLPPTDKGNQQLDTDLDE; from the exons ATGATGATGAACTTCAGGGACTGGATCTCATACCGGCTCGGGTCGTCGCTGCTGTCGGCGAGGCCGCTCGCCATCTCCGGGTCCGACGCCGGCGCCTCCCAGGGCGATGGCGAAGGTACTCTCG GTACAACACAAAGTGAGTTTGTAGAGACCGTATCTGCCAACATATTTCCTTCCAATGATAGCCGTGCGCTAGAGGTCACATCCAACCCACAGGATGCTGTTTCCTCTGGTCTTCTTCAGCCAGATCATGATCACAACAAGTCAGATCCACTAAAGCAAGTTGAGGCACTTCAAATTAAGTTTTTGCGGCTGGTACACAGGACTGGACTGCCTCCCAGTACCAATGTAGTTGCACAGGTACTGTACAGACTGCAACTTGCCAACTTGATCAAGGCTGGTGAATCAGATGCGAAGAGAACTAACCTTGCTATCAACAAAGCCAGAGTTATAGCAGCAGAACAAGAAGCATACGGTGGACCTGATTTGGACCTCCCCTTGCGTATTCTTCTTCTGGGAAAGACTGGTGTGGGAAAGAGCGCCACAATAAACTCCATGTTTGATGAAACAAAGGTCACTACTAATGCACTTGTTCCTGGTACTAGTAGGATAAGGAGGGTTGATGGAACTATCAAAGGAATACGAGTTACAGTTATCGACACACCTGGTCTGGTACCTCACTATCATAGCCAACGGAGGAACAGGAAGATTTTGCATGCTGTCAAGCATTTCATTAAAAGAAACCCGCCTGATATTGTCCTATACTTTGAGCGACTTGACCATATTAACAGCAGATACAGTGACTACCCTCTGCTGAAGCTTATAACTGATACCTTGGGTTCTTCAATATGGTTCAACACTGTCCTTGTAATGACTCACTGTTCCTCATCTCCTCCTGAAGGACCAGATGGTTATCCTTTGGAATATGACGCGTACACCCGTTATTGTAAGAATGTCGTGGAGCGTCATATCCAGCTAGCAGCTTGTAACACACAGCTGGAGAACCCTATTGTTCTGGTTGACAATCATCCAATGTGCAGACGGAACACCAGGGGTGAAAGAGTTTTGCCAAATGGGCAGGTATGGGCATCAGAACTTCTTTTGCTGTGTGGGGCGACCAAGTTGTTAGCAGAAGCAAATTCCTTACTAAAGTTACAAGATAGTTTTCTGCTGTCACAAGCAAATGCCAGGCTGCCTTCACTGCCTCATCTTCTTTCGTCACTCCTTAAACCTGCTGCATCATCAAGTTTTGAGGGCGTTGACAATGAGATGACTGAGCTATCAGATGAGGAGGATGAATATGATCAGCTACCACCTTTCCGTGTTCTAAAAAGATCTGAATTTGAAAATTTGACCAAAGAACAGAAAACTGCATATCTTGATGAACTGGACTACCGTGAGACTTCATACCTCAAACAGCAGTGGAAGGAGGGAATCCGGAGGCAAAAGCTTGCTGAAACTGAAAACAGCGAAGCATCATCTGCAGTTGCTGATGATTATGAAGAGAGCACATCCCCAGAAGTTGTGCATATATCAGATATGGAAATCCCACTAAGTTTTGACTCTAATTATCCAGCTCACCGCTACCGTCACCTTATAACTAATGATCAGTTGTTTAGACCAATTTTGGATCCCCAAGGATGGGACCATGATATTGGGTTCGATGGGATCAATTTTGAAGCATGTCATGATTTAAAAAAGAACATATCCACATCTATCGCTGGACAGATGAGGAAGGACAAAGAAGACATGTATATGCAATCGGAATGTTCGGTAAGCTACAGTTATCAAAGACGCTACTCATTAATGGGGGGCATGGATATACAAACAGCGACCAAGGATTTAGTTTTTACTGTTCATGGGGATGCCAAGTTTGAAAATCTGCCTTGGAACACCACCGGAGGAGGTATTTCTGTTACTAAATTCGGGTCAAAGTATTTTTCTGGGGCCAAATTAGAGGACTGCATCACCATTGGGAAACGAGTCCACTTGGTAGCCAATGCCGGGAGAATGGTTGGTGGTGGACAAGTGGCAGATGGTGGTAGCCTGGAAGTAACAGTAAGAGGAAAAGACTACCCTGTGAGAGAAGGGAGGACCAGCATGGCGGCCACTGCTCTGTTCTTCGAGAAAGAGACTGTAATTGGGGCGAATCTTCAGTCAATCTTCCGAGTGAGCCGTGGGTTAAAATTATCGGTCAGCGCAAACGTAAATAGCAGAAATCTAGGCCGGCTTTGTGTCAAGACCAGCACGTCGGACCATGTGGAAATAGCTCTGGTTGCGGCCGTCTCACTTGTCCAGTTCTTGCTAAGGAGAAGATTGCCGCCGACTGACAAAGGCAACCAACAGCTTGATACCGACTTAGATGAGTAA
- the LOC123395503 gene encoding translocase of chloroplast 90, chloroplastic isoform X2: protein MMMNFRDWISYRLGSSLLSARPLAISGSDAGASQGDGEGTTQSEFVETVSANIFPSNDSRALEVTSNPQDAVSSGLLQPDHDHNKSDPLKQVEALQIKFLRLVHRTGLPPSTNVVAQVLYRLQLANLIKAGESDAKRTNLAINKARVIAAEQEAYGGPDLDLPLRILLLGKTGVGKSATINSMFDETKVTTNALVPGTSRIRRVDGTIKGIRVTVIDTPGLVPHYHSQRRNRKILHAVKHFIKRNPPDIVLYFERLDHINSRYSDYPLLKLITDTLGSSIWFNTVLVMTHCSSSPPEGPDGYPLEYDAYTRYCKNVVERHIQLAACNTQLENPIVLVDNHPMCRRNTRGERVLPNGQVWASELLLLCGATKLLAEANSLLKLQDSFLLSQANARLPSLPHLLSSLLKPAASSSFEGVDNEMTELSDEEDEYDQLPPFRVLKRSEFENLTKEQKTAYLDELDYRETSYLKQQWKEGIRRQKLAETENSEASSAVADDYEESTSPEVVHISDMEIPLSFDSNYPAHRYRHLITNDQLFRPILDPQGWDHDIGFDGINFEACHDLKKNISTSIAGQMRKDKEDMYMQSECSVSYSYQRRYSLMGGMDIQTATKDLVFTVHGDAKFENLPWNTTGGGISVTKFGSKYFSGAKLEDCITIGKRVHLVANAGRMVGGGQVADGGSLEVTVRGKDYPVREGRTSMAATALFFEKETVIGANLQSIFRVSRGLKLSVSANVNSRNLGRLCVKTSTSDHVEIALVAAVSLVQFLLRRRLPPTDKGNQQLDTDLDE from the exons ATGATGATGAACTTCAGGGACTGGATCTCATACCGGCTCGGGTCGTCGCTGCTGTCGGCGAGGCCGCTCGCCATCTCCGGGTCCGACGCCGGCGCCTCCCAGGGCGATGGCGAAG GTACAACACAAAGTGAGTTTGTAGAGACCGTATCTGCCAACATATTTCCTTCCAATGATAGCCGTGCGCTAGAGGTCACATCCAACCCACAGGATGCTGTTTCCTCTGGTCTTCTTCAGCCAGATCATGATCACAACAAGTCAGATCCACTAAAGCAAGTTGAGGCACTTCAAATTAAGTTTTTGCGGCTGGTACACAGGACTGGACTGCCTCCCAGTACCAATGTAGTTGCACAGGTACTGTACAGACTGCAACTTGCCAACTTGATCAAGGCTGGTGAATCAGATGCGAAGAGAACTAACCTTGCTATCAACAAAGCCAGAGTTATAGCAGCAGAACAAGAAGCATACGGTGGACCTGATTTGGACCTCCCCTTGCGTATTCTTCTTCTGGGAAAGACTGGTGTGGGAAAGAGCGCCACAATAAACTCCATGTTTGATGAAACAAAGGTCACTACTAATGCACTTGTTCCTGGTACTAGTAGGATAAGGAGGGTTGATGGAACTATCAAAGGAATACGAGTTACAGTTATCGACACACCTGGTCTGGTACCTCACTATCATAGCCAACGGAGGAACAGGAAGATTTTGCATGCTGTCAAGCATTTCATTAAAAGAAACCCGCCTGATATTGTCCTATACTTTGAGCGACTTGACCATATTAACAGCAGATACAGTGACTACCCTCTGCTGAAGCTTATAACTGATACCTTGGGTTCTTCAATATGGTTCAACACTGTCCTTGTAATGACTCACTGTTCCTCATCTCCTCCTGAAGGACCAGATGGTTATCCTTTGGAATATGACGCGTACACCCGTTATTGTAAGAATGTCGTGGAGCGTCATATCCAGCTAGCAGCTTGTAACACACAGCTGGAGAACCCTATTGTTCTGGTTGACAATCATCCAATGTGCAGACGGAACACCAGGGGTGAAAGAGTTTTGCCAAATGGGCAGGTATGGGCATCAGAACTTCTTTTGCTGTGTGGGGCGACCAAGTTGTTAGCAGAAGCAAATTCCTTACTAAAGTTACAAGATAGTTTTCTGCTGTCACAAGCAAATGCCAGGCTGCCTTCACTGCCTCATCTTCTTTCGTCACTCCTTAAACCTGCTGCATCATCAAGTTTTGAGGGCGTTGACAATGAGATGACTGAGCTATCAGATGAGGAGGATGAATATGATCAGCTACCACCTTTCCGTGTTCTAAAAAGATCTGAATTTGAAAATTTGACCAAAGAACAGAAAACTGCATATCTTGATGAACTGGACTACCGTGAGACTTCATACCTCAAACAGCAGTGGAAGGAGGGAATCCGGAGGCAAAAGCTTGCTGAAACTGAAAACAGCGAAGCATCATCTGCAGTTGCTGATGATTATGAAGAGAGCACATCCCCAGAAGTTGTGCATATATCAGATATGGAAATCCCACTAAGTTTTGACTCTAATTATCCAGCTCACCGCTACCGTCACCTTATAACTAATGATCAGTTGTTTAGACCAATTTTGGATCCCCAAGGATGGGACCATGATATTGGGTTCGATGGGATCAATTTTGAAGCATGTCATGATTTAAAAAAGAACATATCCACATCTATCGCTGGACAGATGAGGAAGGACAAAGAAGACATGTATATGCAATCGGAATGTTCGGTAAGCTACAGTTATCAAAGACGCTACTCATTAATGGGGGGCATGGATATACAAACAGCGACCAAGGATTTAGTTTTTACTGTTCATGGGGATGCCAAGTTTGAAAATCTGCCTTGGAACACCACCGGAGGAGGTATTTCTGTTACTAAATTCGGGTCAAAGTATTTTTCTGGGGCCAAATTAGAGGACTGCATCACCATTGGGAAACGAGTCCACTTGGTAGCCAATGCCGGGAGAATGGTTGGTGGTGGACAAGTGGCAGATGGTGGTAGCCTGGAAGTAACAGTAAGAGGAAAAGACTACCCTGTGAGAGAAGGGAGGACCAGCATGGCGGCCACTGCTCTGTTCTTCGAGAAAGAGACTGTAATTGGGGCGAATCTTCAGTCAATCTTCCGAGTGAGCCGTGGGTTAAAATTATCGGTCAGCGCAAACGTAAATAGCAGAAATCTAGGCCGGCTTTGTGTCAAGACCAGCACGTCGGACCATGTGGAAATAGCTCTGGTTGCGGCCGTCTCACTTGTCCAGTTCTTGCTAAGGAGAAGATTGCCGCCGACTGACAAAGGCAACCAACAGCTTGATACCGACTTAGATGAGTAA